A single Cyanobacteriota bacterium DNA region contains:
- the lysS gene encoding lysine--tRNA ligase, giving the protein MTRREDEVRAEKVVELRKLGIAPYPSQSWQRTHTAAQVEELFTQPDRQLAPSDVDPLNETLRLCGRIVSKRSSGKLMFMDLRDASGKIQLKAEQKKVVGDVGLSFEQMGKLLDTGDFIGVTGVGCRTQRGQLSIEVHTIHLLSKAISPFPDSYYTVSDAEMLRRHRELDLVAHPETYQRFLLRSQIIQSVRTYLYTHQFHEIETPILQAIYGGAEARPFITHHNALDADLYLRIAPELFLKRAICGGFERVFELGRVFRNEGIDSTHNPEFTSLEVYQAYGDYFDILALVEEVICNAAQTCIGSLELDYQGHTISLERHYDYSDRIPGFTGKHWQVKTMVEAVQETTGLDFATLDLEAAIVAAQKLGLELSHLETQSLGHLLYTVFDRLVESTLIQPTFIIDFPVEVSPLAKGHRSKPGFVERFELFIAGTEFSNGFSELNDPQEQYARFEEQVAQGRAGNDESHPMDEEFIRALELGMPTCAGMGIGIDRLVMLLTNTHSIRDVIMFPTMRPVAKSE; this is encoded by the coding sequence ATGACTAGACGTGAAGATGAGGTTCGGGCTGAGAAGGTTGTAGAGTTACGGAAGCTGGGCATTGCCCCCTACCCCAGCCAGTCTTGGCAGCGCACCCACACCGCTGCTCAAGTGGAGGAGTTGTTTACCCAACCCGATCGTCAACTAGCTCCTAGTGATGTGGATCCGTTGAATGAAACCCTGCGACTCTGCGGTCGGATTGTTTCCAAGCGCAGCAGTGGCAAGCTGATGTTTATGGATTTGCGCGATGCCAGTGGCAAGATTCAGCTTAAGGCAGAGCAGAAAAAGGTTGTGGGTGATGTAGGTTTGTCCTTTGAGCAGATGGGCAAGTTGCTAGATACAGGCGATTTCATCGGGGTCACTGGGGTTGGATGTCGCACCCAGCGCGGCCAGTTGTCTATCGAGGTGCATACAATCCATCTCCTGTCTAAGGCCATCAGTCCCTTTCCTGATAGCTATTACACCGTTAGCGATGCCGAGATGCTCCGTCGCCACCGCGAGCTAGACCTAGTTGCTCATCCTGAAACCTATCAGCGGTTTCTCCTCCGCAGCCAAATTATTCAAAGTGTGCGCACCTATCTATACACTCATCAGTTTCATGAGATTGAAACCCCCATCCTACAAGCCATCTACGGTGGTGCAGAGGCTCGTCCCTTTATTACTCACCACAACGCCCTAGATGCCGACCTCTATCTGCGCATTGCTCCAGAACTATTCCTAAAACGGGCAATTTGTGGCGGTTTTGAACGGGTGTTTGAGCTGGGGCGCGTCTTTCGGAATGAAGGTATCGACAGCACTCACAATCCAGAGTTTACCTCTCTAGAGGTTTATCAAGCCTATGGCGACTATTTTGATATTTTGGCGCTGGTAGAAGAGGTGATTTGTAATGCGGCTCAAACCTGCATTGGCAGTCTGGAACTGGACTATCAGGGACATACCATCAGCCTAGAGCGGCACTACGACTATAGCGATCGCATTCCTGGGTTTACGGGCAAGCACTGGCAGGTCAAGACTATGGTCGAAGCTGTCCAAGAAACGACAGGATTGGATTTTGCCACCCTGGACTTAGAGGCAGCGATCGTTGCTGCCCAGAAGCTGGGCTTAGAACTATCCCACTTGGAAACCCAGAGTCTTGGTCACTTGCTCTATACCGTATTTGACCGACTAGTAGAATCTACCCTCATCCAGCCTACCTTTATCATCGACTTTCCCGTTGAGGTCAGCCCCCTAGCCAAGGGACACCGTAGCAAACCTGGCTTTGTGGAACGGTTCGAGCTATTTATCGCTGGGACTGAGTTCTCCAACGGCTTCTCTGAGTTGAATGATCCCCAGGAACAATATGCTCGCTTCGAGGAGCAGGTGGCCCAGGGCAGGGCTGGTAATGATGAATCGCATCCGATGGATGAAGAGTTTATCCGAGCACTTGAGTTGGGAATGCCCACCTGTGCGGGTATGGGCATCGGTATCGATCGGCTTGTTATGTTACTGACTAATACCCACAGTATTCGGGATGTGATTATGTTCCCCACTATGCGCCCTGTTGCCAAATCAGAATAG
- a CDS encoding DUF4114 domain-containing protein — MTGGGIFAPFIIVNGTIAEALAGQCQVYFPFIAANSDGVDHICMLGNNVFGFEDLPNGGDRDFNDVIVRVSIA; from the coding sequence TTGACGGGTGGCGGCATCTTCGCCCCCTTCATTATCGTCAACGGCACGATCGCAGAAGCGCTGGCAGGGCAATGCCAGGTCTATTTCCCCTTCATTGCTGCCAACTCCGACGGTGTGGATCACATCTGCATGTTGGGAAATAACGTCTTTGGCTTCGAGGATTTGCCCAACGGTGGCGATCGCGACTTTAACGACGTAATTGTTCGTGTCAGTATTGCTTAA
- the gatC gene encoding Asp-tRNA(Asn)/Glu-tRNA(Gln) amidotransferase subunit GatC → MIDRDQVRKVAHLARLQLTEAEEAEFTVQLNSILDYFQQLAEVDTTDVPPTFRAVDVSNVMRPDVLVTDVDREALLNEAPDRDGDFFRVPKIVNE, encoded by the coding sequence ATGATCGACAGAGATCAAGTGCGCAAAGTGGCTCATCTGGCCCGGTTGCAGCTTACGGAGGCTGAAGAGGCTGAATTCACCGTGCAACTCAACAGCATCCTTGACTATTTTCAACAATTGGCAGAAGTTGATACTACAGATGTGCCCCCTACCTTTCGAGCTGTGGATGTCAGCAATGTCATGCGTCCTGATGTGTTGGTGACCGATGTTGACCGGGAAGCCTTGTTGAACGAAGCACCGGATCGTGATGGTGACTTCTTCCGGGTTCCCAAAATTGTCAATGAGTAG
- a CDS encoding CYTH domain-containing protein produces the protein MAIEIERKFLVIGDAWRTLGQGTLYRQGYITKGQGRTVRVRIAGDQGYLTIKGAPVGLVRPEFEYAIPLADAETMLATLCDRPLIEKTRYRIDWDGLVWEVDEFLGENQGLIIAEVELTSPTQAITLPSWVGDEVTHDARYYNASLVSHPFSRW, from the coding sequence ATGGCGATCGAGATTGAGCGCAAGTTTCTAGTCATAGGAGATGCTTGGCGCACGCTAGGGCAGGGCACACTCTATCGTCAGGGCTACATTACTAAGGGTCAAGGCCGCACTGTACGAGTCCGGATAGCGGGTGATCAAGGCTACTTAACCATTAAAGGCGCACCCGTTGGCTTAGTGCGACCAGAATTTGAATATGCGATTCCACTTGCGGATGCTGAAACGATGCTGGCGACTCTGTGCGATCGTCCCCTAATTGAGAAAACTCGCTACCGGATTGACTGGGATGGTTTGGTATGGGAAGTGGATGAATTTTTGGGAGAAAATCAGGGCTTAATCATTGCTGAAGTAGAACTGACCAGCCCTACCCAGGCCATCACCCTGCCCAGTTGGGTGGGCGACGAAGTTACCCATGATGCCCGCTACTACAACGCCAGCCTCGTTAGTCATCCTTTTTCTCGCTGGTAG